The genomic region TCCCCGAGCTCCTAGAGGAGTTTATGAAGTGACGGTCTTCATTTCATCGCTAGATAAGCCTCCTCTATCTCGAGATATCCCGAATCTCCCATCCAGACTGGTCTAGCTTTTTTCACCACGATACGCTTCCTGAAGATCGGCGCATCTAGTACGAGTGTCTCATATTCACCTCCCTCTCCGGCTGGATTAAATCTATACCTGGACGCTAGAGAGATGAGTTCCTTTATGGATTTGCCGTTTAACACCTTGCCCAACCATTTTCTCGTCAACCCCTCAGCGGCGACGCTGACTATCATAACCGAGAACCCTAGATTCATCACCTCGGCTAGAAGAAGCTCACCCCTCTTACCCCACAGCGGTGTGAACGTTCTAAGCTTAAGTTCTTCGCATACGAGGTCGACTAGAGTTCTCTGATAATCGCTCGCCAGGACACCTGAGACGACTACGTCTACGTCGAACCTCTCTACGGCTTTCTTCAGCATACTACGTAGATCCCTCAACCCCTTAGTGGCAGAGTCGCTGGTCCTCTTTATGAGGATAGGAATTCCCATGGCCTCGGCTTGTAAAGTCGCAAACCGGACTGCCGGATAGTGGAACAGCCAGGACTCTAGGCTTTCGGGTATGAAAGTTATCAGACAAGATACTTCGTATCCCTGGTGTATAGCGGTCCATAAGGCGAATAGGCTATCCTTACCTCCCGAGAATAAAGCCGCCGCTTTCAACGATGGAGAAGTATAGGGATATCTCTTATTAAGCTAAACCTCCTTAAGCTTAGCCCCGCAATATGGGCAGTATATGGCCTCGGGAGGTACTTTAGCCCCGCAGTATGGACAGACACCTGAAGTAACACGGGGCTTGACAGGGGCTAGGGTTTTCCTCAGATAGGCGCCTACGAAGCCCCCTCCGAAACCTATGCTAAGCTCTATCGCTAAACTCACGAGCATCGCGACTATGAGAAAAGGCGCATTCGATAATTCTGTACCTGGCAACGGCTCCTCAGGTAGAAGTATAACCCCCATCTGGTATAGAAGCATGGCTATGGATGGACGTACCAGTAAAGCGTCTACGAGGGCTATAGTTATCCCTGCTTTACCGCCGCCTCTTATCGGTTCTATGAAGAAACTTCCGGCTACTAGGCCTCCTAGAAAAGACGATAGCAGAACGGCTACGCTCATCCCAGTGGTCAGGAGGACGACGAAGTCGACTACCGCAGCTGTTACAAACCCCGCTACTAAAGCTAACCCAAGCTTCTGAGCCATACCTTTAGATCAAGATGCCGCGTTCGATTTAAGGGTTTAGCCTATCCGCTAACTTTAAACGTTCTAACGGTCGATCACACGGATGGTGAAGCCGTATTGAGGATCAGAAACTTCGAGGTTCTCGTAGCTAACGGCTTGACGTCTGAAGATAGGGAGGCTAGAAGGATATGCTTGGAGATACTCGATAAGGTGGTCGAAGGGCTTGACCCGAGGAAGATGGTATTCTCCAAAGTCAGAAGAACCGGCTCTAAACTGTATATCGACGGGTTAACCCTAGACCTAGATGAGTTTGAACACGTATACCTCGTCGGCTTCGGGAAGGCAAGCCACCTTATGGCTGAGGCTATGGAGCGGCTCGTAAGCGATAAACTGACCAGAGGATTCATAAACATACTTAAGGATGTAAGCTTCGAATCCTTAACCGGCCGGGTCGAATCTAAGAAGGTAAGTCACCCCATACCAGACGAGGAGGGTCTCTTAGGTGCGAAGCAGATCCTGAAGCTAGTGTCTGATGCCTCTGAGAAAGACCTTGTCATTTGTCTGATCTCTGGAGGCGGCTCGGCTATGACACCTCTACCGGCCGAGGGTATAACGCTTGAGGACAAACAAAGGACCACGCAGACTCTTCTAAAATGTGGTGCGAGAATCGACGAAGTCAACGCCGTTAGAAAGCATATTTCAGCCTTTAAGGGTGGGCAGCTCGCTAGAGCCGCCTATCCGGCTACGGTATTGAGCTTGATAGTTTCAGATGTCGTAGGTGATCCGTTGGAGGTCATAGCATCCGGGCCTACTTCGCCTGATCCTTCGACTTTCAAGGACGCCTACGAAATACTCAGGAGATACGGTATATGGGAGTCTGTTCCAGAGTCCGTCAGAAGACGTATAGAGACCGGTTTGAGGGGTGAGGTCGAGGAGACTCCTAAACCAGGAGATAAAGTGTTCGAAAAAGTTCACAACGTGATCGTCGGGAACAATAGGCTTGCATGCCATATAGCGGCTGAATACGCTCAGAAACTGGGGTTAAATACCTTGATATTATCGTCTGTGGTCGAGGGTGAGGCCAGGCATGTCGGTACTGTTTATGGCAGCATACTGGTCGAAGAAGCTTTAGTCGACAACCCCATAGAGAAACCAGCCGTGATAATAGTCGGTGGCGAGACAACCGTAACCGTCAGGGGCTCTGGACTGGGTGGTAGAAACCAGGAGCTAGTCCTATCGGCCTCTAGGAAGATTAAGGGTCTCAGGGGAGTTGCGATAGCGTCCTTAGGAACCGACGGGATCGACGGTCCAACGGATGCCGCCGGGGCTATAGCCGACGGCAAGACCGTTTCTAGGGCCGAGGAGAAGAGTTTAGATCCTGAGAAATACCTCGACGATAACGATTCTTATAGATTCTTTAAGAGCCTTGGAGATTTGGTCTTCACAGGTCCGACGGGGACGAACGTAACCGATATAACGGTCATGGTGGCCCTTAAAACTGGCTGAGCCAAGAGGGAGGTGTCCAGTATCTACATAAGTTGCGTAGGAAGTTTTCCGCTTAGTTTTTCGAGAAAATCGGTCGAGAGAATTTTGGTAGATGTCTACGAGGTGGGGTTAACCTATCCATGCTATCCTCAGCTTAGAGATTTCATAAGCATGTTCCTAGACCCTCTTGTAGCTCAAGGGCTTCTCGAGAAGGCTGGTTTAAACTATCTCCTCTTGGTTGAGGATTTTAGAGTACTGAGAAAATCTGAAGTCCCTATCCCCCTAGAAGCGCAGTGGTTCATCGAGTCTATGGAAAGACTGGGGTTTAAGTTTAGAGGCCTAAGGGCGCCTGTTACAGGGCCTTTCACTTTAGCTTCTAGGATATATCCGGTTGGGTCTTCAGGCTCTTTGGGTAAGACTATGATGAAAGACCTATCCTTTTTAGAGAGCCTAGCCTCGAGTTTATCGCGTTTAATACGGAGGCTTGAAGATCTAGGATACACGCTTATAGTGGTTGATGAACCTATACTATCCGTCATCTACGGTGCTAGAGGCTCTATACTCGGGCACAGCGACGAGGATATTCTAAAGATCTTAAGTATGCTCAAGCCCAGAAGGGCTATGATAGGTGTTCACGTATGCGGTAGAATATCTCCGGCGCTTTTCAGGCTGTTGCTGAAATCCGAGTTCTCTCTACTGGACCATGAGTTTAAGACATCGCCTAGAAACTTCAAGTCTATAACGGCCGAAGGGCTCAAGAAGCATGGAAAACGGCTCTCTGTAGGATGCGTTTCTTCTAAGAATATCACAGTCGAGAGCGTCGAGGAGGTGTCGTCGATATTGGTTAAGGCCTTGAACATCTACGGTGATAGAGTTTACATGGTTAAACCCGACTGCGGTTTCAGAGGTTTCATCGGTTTCCTTCCCGAAGAAGAGGCTTACAAGGTTAGTCTTAGGAAACTTAAAGCCATAGTCGAGGCTGTGAAAAAGCTTAATTCCGATGTCTAGGTTCAAGGGGAGGTGGTTAGATGGCTAGAGTCTTGGTAACCTACTATTCTCGAGGAGGCAATACCCATAGGCTTGCTGAGATGCTTGCGGAAGCGCTAAGAGACGAGGGTTTAGAGGTCGTCTTGAAGCCTGTTTCAGAGGTGAAGGTCGAAGAGCTCACGGATTACGATGGAATAGCCATAGGCTCACCGACCTACTATGGTCAGATGGCCGCGGAGGTTAAGAAGCTCATAGACGATTCCGTAGCGTTACACGGTAAGCTCGATGGTAAGGTAGGCTTAGCGTTCACGACCGCCGGGGGACATGGAACCGGGGGTGAAACCACTCTGCTTTCGATCCTAGAGTCGCTATTGATACATGGCATGGTAGTTCAGGGAGATCCTGAAGACCTACACTACGGGTTGATAGTCAGGGGGAGGCCTAGGGCGGAAGACCTGGATAAGGTTAAACGTAAGGCTAAGAGGATGGCTCAGCTTATCAGACGGCTCAAAGTCTCCTAACCGTGTTTAAACGACCGCTGATAGAGAGAAATCTTTATTAGAGGCTACTCGCTATCTTGAGTAGCGCGTTTCTAAGCGGGTCTAGATTATGGGCTCCTCTCAGAAGATCAGGTTTGATATATTTAAGCACGAGCTCGTCCCTAAACATAGCATCTTGTCGAAGGATGAGGTAGAGGATCTTCTAAGGAGATACCATGTCAAGAAGTATCAGCTTGCTAAGATCATGGCCCGCGACCCGGCTGCGGTGGCCATAGGTGCTAAGCCCGGTGATGTCCTCCGGATCGTTAGGAGGAGCCCGACAGCCGGTTTAGCTGTATTTTACAGGTTTGTAGTGGAGGGTTGAAATTGTACACGCAAGATGATATGTGGATTTTGATGAAAGCCTTCTTCGAGGAGAAGGGCCTAGTCAGGCAGCATCTAGACTCGTATAACGAGTTCGTCGAGAAGGGGTTACAGCGTGTCATAGATGAGATCGGTGGCGTAGAGGTTCCTGTTGAAAGTGGGAATCTCTATATAGAGTTCGGCGAGGTTACGATAGGTACTCCTAGGGTTACAGAGGTCGACGGCTCTTTCCACGAGGTTACACCGCTCGAGTGTAGGCTTAGAAACCTTACCTATTCTGCACCGCTGTTTCTCGAAATGACGCCGATATTGAACGGTAAAAAGATGACGACCAAGAGTGTCTACATCGGAAACCTACCGGTTATGTTGAAGTCTAAGATCTGTCCTCTAAGCGATATGACTAGAGAGGAGCTTCTAGCCATAGGTGAGGATCCAGACGACCCCGGCGGGTACTTTATAATAAACGGCTCGGAGAGAGTGATAGTTGGCTTAGAGGACCTTGCTCCAAACAGAGTGATCATAGACATCGATAGAAGCGGCTCTAGGCCCGTCTACAGGGCTAAGGTATTCTCCACGACCGTAGGCTTTAGGACCAGGGTCGAGGTGAAGCTCAAGCCTGACGGGGCGATATACGTTTCGATACCCGGTGTATCAGTCGAGCTTCCGTTTGTAGTGGTCATGAAGGCCCTGGGGGTTGAGAAAGACAGCGAGATAGCTGAGATGGTGTCTCTTGACCCGGTTATCATGGAGCAGCTTGAGCCGTCCTTCGACAAGGCTCCTAGGATAGACAGCGTCGAAAGGGCTATAACGTATATCGGTAACAGGGTCGCCTATGGTCAAGACGAGGCCCGTAGGAGACTTAGGGCTTGTACGATCTTAGATAACAACCTGCTTCTACACCTGGGCAGAAGCCCAGAGGTCAGGCTTAAGAAGGCTAGATACCTAGCCGAGATAGCGTGTAGGCTTATTCAGCTTAAACTAGGCTTAAGAGCCGAAGATGATAAAGATCATTATGCTAATAAACGTATCAGACTTGCAGGTCCACTTCTGGCAGACCTATTCAGGTCCATATTCCGGGATATGATTAAGGATATGGCCTATCAGCTCGAACGCTTATCGGTTAAAAAGCTTATAGAAGAGTCTGTTAAACTTGCCATAAGGCCGGGAATCCTCACGGAAAGGATGCAGCACGCCATAGCTACCGGAAACTGGGGTAGAGGTAGGGTAGGTATAAGCCAGCTTTTGGATAGGACGAACCTTTTATCCACGCTCAGCCACCTCAGGAGGCTTCAGTCTCCGCTGAGCAGAAGTCAGCCTAACTTCGAGGCTAGGGACCTGCATTCTACGCACTTCGGTAGGCTCTGCCCTATCGAAACACCTGAGGGCTCTAACTGCGGCTTGGTGAAGAACCTCGCCTTAATGGCCACTATATCTGTCTCAGCCGACATAGAGCCTGTCAGGAAAGTGTTGATAAGTCTTGGATGCGTTCCGATCGAAAAGGCCGATAGAGAGACGTGCATTAAGGGCGTTAAGGTGTATATAAACGGGACCGTAAGCTTCTACACCCTAGACCCTGAGGGCCTAGTTAAGAAGTTTAGGAAACTTCGGAGGAAGGGGCGTATAAGTCCTGAGGTTAACATAGCGTATCTTAAGGCTAAGAGGGAGGTTCAGGTAAACTGCGACGCGGGTAGGTGTAGGAGACCGCTCATAGTCGTCGAGAACGGTAAACCTCTGCTCAAGCCGGATCACGTAAACGCCTTGAAGAAGGGGTTGATGAACTGGGAGGACTTGGTTAAACTTGGTGTCATAGAATACCTAGACGCCGAGGAGGAGGAGAACGCCTACATAGCGTTGACTCCCAAGGATATCAGGCCTGAGACCACGCATCTTGAGATCTGCCCGCTTACCATACTCGGTATATGTGGCTCCGTAATACCGTTTGCTGAGCATAACCACTCGCCCAGAAACAGCTACGAAGCCGCTATGGCCAAACAGGCCATAGGGATATACGCTACCAACTACTTCTTACGGATGGACTCTAGAGCCCACTTCTTACATTATCCGCAGAGGCCGATCGTCGAGACCAAGCCCATGGAGATTATGGGCTTCCACAAGAGACCTGCCGGCCAGAACATGGTGGTCGCCGTGCTTACGATGGGAGGCTATAACATGGAGGATGCGATAATATTCAACAGGTACTCCATCGAGAGGGGTTTAGCCAGGTCGTCGTTCTTTAGACTTTACGAGGCTGAGTGCTACCAATACCTAGGCGGTCAGAGAGACTCGATCGAGATACCTTCAAGCGGCATGAGGGGATATAGAGGTGACGAATACTACCGGGTTCTAGAGGAGGACGGGATAGCCAGCGTCGAAAGCGAGGTCAGAGGAGGAGATGTCATAATCGGTAGAACAAGCCCACCGAGGTTTATAGAGGAGTATAGGGAGCTAGAGGCCAGAGGCCCCTCGAGAAGAGATACCTCTATATCTTTAAGGCCCTCGGAGAAGGGCGTCGTCGACGCGGTCATACTGACCGAAACCGCTCAAGGAAGTAAGATTGTGAAGGTCAGGGTTAGAGATAACAGGATACCTGAAATAGGTGATAAGTTCGCGTCTAGGCACGGGCAGAAGGGCGTCATAGGCATGATATATCCTGGTGAAGATATGCCGTTTACAGAGGACGGAGTAGTCCCGGATGTCATAATAAACCCCCATGCGTTTCCGTCTAGGATGACGGTTGGCCAGCTCTTAGAGTCTATATTTGGTAAGGCCGCGGCCCTCATGGGAAGGCCTATAGACGGTTCAGCCTTCCAAGAGGAGAGACTCGAGGATATAGGCGCTATACTGAAACGTTATGGTTTCAAACCAAGCGGTAGGGAGATAATGTATAACGGTTTAACAGGTGAGAGGCTGGAGACCGAGATATACATCGGCATAGTATACTACCAGCGGCTACACCACATGGTAGCCGATAAGATACATGCCAGGGCTAGAGGGCAGGTTCAGATGCTCACGAGACAGCCTACGGAGGGTAGAGCTAGAGGCGGAGGCTTGAGGTTCGGTGAGATGGAGAGGGACTGTCTCATAGGCTACGGTGCGGCTATGCTGCTTAAGGATAGGATGCTCGAGGAATCTGACAAGTTTGTAGCCTATGTATGTGCAAACTGTGGCTTCTTAGCTTATTACGATGCAAGAAGCGGTAGATACATGTGTAGGTTGTGCGGAGATGATGCCCGGATATACCCGGTCGTCATGCCCTACGCGTTTAAGCTACTTCTCCAGGAGCTGATGAGTATGTGCGTAGCTCCCAGGCTTATACTGGAGGAGGGCATGTAAAATGATGCTTGAGACTTATAAACGTATAGCCGGTATAAAATTCGGTCTGCTTTCGCCG from Candidatus Bathyarchaeota archaeon harbors:
- a CDS encoding DNA-directed RNA polymerase subunit H, giving the protein MGSSQKIRFDIFKHELVPKHSILSKDEVEDLLRRYHVKKYQLAKIMARDPAAVAIGAKPGDVLRIVRRSPTAGLAVFYRFVVEG
- a CDS encoding NAD(P)H-dependent oxidoreductase, which codes for MARVLVTYYSRGGNTHRLAEMLAEALRDEGLEVVLKPVSEVKVEELTDYDGIAIGSPTYYGQMAAEVKKLIDDSVALHGKLDGKVGLAFTTAGGHGTGGETTLLSILESLLIHGMVVQGDPEDLHYGLIVRGRPRAEDLDKVKRKAKRMAQLIRRLKVS
- a CDS encoding zinc ribbon domain-containing protein → MAQKLGLALVAGFVTAAVVDFVVLLTTGMSVAVLLSSFLGGLVAGSFFIEPIRGGGKAGITIALVDALLVRPSIAMLLYQMGVILLPEEPLPGTELSNAPFLIVAMLVSLAIELSIGFGGGFVGAYLRKTLAPVKPRVTSGVCPYCGAKVPPEAIYCPYCGAKLKEV
- a CDS encoding diphthine--ammonia ligase, whose product is MKAAALFSGGKDSLFALWTAIHQGYEVSCLITFIPESLESWLFHYPAVRFATLQAEAMGIPILIKRTSDSATKGLRDLRSMLKKAVERFDVDVVVSGVLASDYQRTLVDLVCEELKLRTFTPLWGKRGELLLAEVMNLGFSVMIVSVAAEGLTRKWLGKVLNGKSIKELISLASRYRFNPAGEGGEYETLVLDAPIFRKRIVVKKARPVWMGDSGYLEIEEAYLAMK
- a CDS encoding DNA-directed RNA polymerase subunit B; the encoded protein is MWILMKAFFEEKGLVRQHLDSYNEFVEKGLQRVIDEIGGVEVPVESGNLYIEFGEVTIGTPRVTEVDGSFHEVTPLECRLRNLTYSAPLFLEMTPILNGKKMTTKSVYIGNLPVMLKSKICPLSDMTREELLAIGEDPDDPGGYFIINGSERVIVGLEDLAPNRVIIDIDRSGSRPVYRAKVFSTTVGFRTRVEVKLKPDGAIYVSIPGVSVELPFVVVMKALGVEKDSEIAEMVSLDPVIMEQLEPSFDKAPRIDSVERAITYIGNRVAYGQDEARRRLRACTILDNNLLLHLGRSPEVRLKKARYLAEIACRLIQLKLGLRAEDDKDHYANKRIRLAGPLLADLFRSIFRDMIKDMAYQLERLSVKKLIEESVKLAIRPGILTERMQHAIATGNWGRGRVGISQLLDRTNLLSTLSHLRRLQSPLSRSQPNFEARDLHSTHFGRLCPIETPEGSNCGLVKNLALMATISVSADIEPVRKVLISLGCVPIEKADRETCIKGVKVYINGTVSFYTLDPEGLVKKFRKLRRKGRISPEVNIAYLKAKREVQVNCDAGRCRRPLIVVENGKPLLKPDHVNALKKGLMNWEDLVKLGVIEYLDAEEEENAYIALTPKDIRPETTHLEICPLTILGICGSVIPFAEHNHSPRNSYEAAMAKQAIGIYATNYFLRMDSRAHFLHYPQRPIVETKPMEIMGFHKRPAGQNMVVAVLTMGGYNMEDAIIFNRYSIERGLARSSFFRLYEAECYQYLGGQRDSIEIPSSGMRGYRGDEYYRVLEEDGIASVESEVRGGDVIIGRTSPPRFIEEYRELEARGPSRRDTSISLRPSEKGVVDAVILTETAQGSKIVKVRVRDNRIPEIGDKFASRHGQKGVIGMIYPGEDMPFTEDGVVPDVIINPHAFPSRMTVGQLLESIFGKAAALMGRPIDGSAFQEERLEDIGAILKRYGFKPSGREIMYNGLTGERLETEIYIGIVYYQRLHHMVADKIHARARGQVQMLTRQPTEGRARGGGLRFGEMERDCLIGYGAAMLLKDRMLEESDKFVAYVCANCGFLAYYDARSGRYMCRLCGDDARIYPVVMPYAFKLLLQELMSMCVAPRLILEEGM
- a CDS encoding glycerate kinase, whose translation is MRIRNFEVLVANGLTSEDREARRICLEILDKVVEGLDPRKMVFSKVRRTGSKLYIDGLTLDLDEFEHVYLVGFGKASHLMAEAMERLVSDKLTRGFINILKDVSFESLTGRVESKKVSHPIPDEEGLLGAKQILKLVSDASEKDLVICLISGGGSAMTPLPAEGITLEDKQRTTQTLLKCGARIDEVNAVRKHISAFKGGQLARAAYPATVLSLIVSDVVGDPLEVIASGPTSPDPSTFKDAYEILRRYGIWESVPESVRRRIETGLRGEVEETPKPGDKVFEKVHNVIVGNNRLACHIAAEYAQKLGLNTLILSSVVEGEARHVGTVYGSILVEEALVDNPIEKPAVIIVGGETTVTVRGSGLGGRNQELVLSASRKIKGLRGVAIASLGTDGIDGPTDAAGAIADGKTVSRAEEKSLDPEKYLDDNDSYRFFKSLGDLVFTGPTGTNVTDITVMVALKTG